The following coding sequences are from one Limnobacter sp. SAORIC-580 window:
- a CDS encoding class I SAM-dependent methyltransferase translates to MKHTNSSLRVFILLTGLLLGPSSWATCAYATIPNPHPDGIGKSYCERQISKVMGWQGAPWLERPQRLQEERTDLLIQKLNLKPGMVVGDIGAGTGHIAQMMAEKIGPNGVAWVVDIQPQMIKMLQKKAEGLPKGRMQIRQSSEKNLNLPDRILDVAIMVDVYHELEYPRETLQSLMKAVKKGGKIVFVEYRAFDPDVPIKPLHTMSVAQVQKEAEDLGLKYEKAESLSWQNMITFINP, encoded by the coding sequence ATGAAACACACCAACTCCAGTCTCCGGGTATTTATTCTCCTCACAGGCTTGCTGCTTGGCCCGTCAAGCTGGGCTACCTGCGCCTACGCCACCATACCCAATCCCCACCCCGATGGCATCGGCAAATCCTATTGCGAACGCCAAATTTCGAAGGTGATGGGTTGGCAAGGCGCGCCTTGGCTTGAGCGGCCGCAGCGCCTTCAAGAAGAGCGCACTGATTTACTGATCCAAAAATTGAATTTAAAACCCGGCATGGTGGTGGGCGACATTGGCGCTGGTACCGGGCACATTGCGCAAATGATGGCTGAGAAAATTGGCCCCAACGGTGTAGCGTGGGTTGTGGATATTCAACCGCAAATGATCAAAATGCTGCAAAAGAAGGCAGAGGGTTTGCCCAAAGGCCGAATGCAAATTCGGCAGTCCAGCGAGAAAAACCTGAACCTGCCCGACCGAATTCTGGATGTGGCGATTATGGTGGATGTGTATCACGAGCTTGAGTACCCACGTGAAACGCTTCAATCACTGATGAAAGCTGTTAAAAAAGGCGGAAAAATCGTGTTTGTGGAATACCGCGCCTTTGACCCGGATGTGCCTATCAAACCATTGCACACCATGAGCGTGGCGCAGGTTCAAAAAGAAGCGGAAGACCTTGGGCTGAAATACGAGAAAGCCGAAAGCCTCAGCTGGCAGAACATGATAACTTTCATCAATCCGTAG
- a CDS encoding TIGR03862 family flavoprotein yields MFQNSNTTVAIVGGGPAGLMAAEVLSNAGVQVDVFDAMPSFGRKFLLAGIGGLNITHSEDYAKFCTRYADRLPHLQTTLDLLPPERLCEWVHELGIETFVGTSGRVFPKEMKAAPLLRAWLHRLRGKGVRMHVRHRWQGWNEKGQLQFSTPNGFVEHLPRATVLALGGASWPKLGSDGAWVPWLRNSGVEVAELESANCGFEVSWSDYLREKFAGAPLKSVALKFTSLQGQVIERQGEMVIGEHVVEGSLVYAFSREIRQRLNAQGDATFALDLLPGRSLDRVRAELAGWARSSQSMSSYFKNKLGIAGVKLALLHEVLGKDEFKNLEKLVSTIKALPITVHAVRPIDEAISTAGGVRFESMNNNYMLTNKPGTFVAGEMLDWEAPTGGYLLTACFATGMAAGQGVLRWLNESTTD; encoded by the coding sequence ATGTTTCAAAACTCGAATACAACGGTGGCCATAGTGGGTGGCGGCCCTGCAGGCCTGATGGCCGCAGAAGTGCTTAGCAATGCGGGTGTGCAAGTGGATGTGTTTGATGCAATGCCATCGTTTGGCCGCAAGTTTTTGCTTGCCGGTATTGGTGGTTTGAACATTACCCACAGCGAAGACTATGCAAAGTTTTGCACCCGCTATGCGGACAGGCTTCCCCATTTACAAACCACACTTGATTTACTGCCGCCCGAGCGATTGTGCGAATGGGTGCATGAACTGGGCATTGAAACATTTGTGGGTACTTCTGGCAGGGTGTTTCCGAAAGAAATGAAAGCAGCGCCTTTGTTGCGTGCCTGGCTGCACCGCTTGAGAGGCAAGGGCGTGCGCATGCATGTTCGCCACAGGTGGCAAGGCTGGAATGAGAAGGGGCAATTGCAGTTTTCAACACCAAATGGTTTTGTTGAACATTTACCCAGGGCCACAGTGCTTGCCTTGGGTGGAGCCAGTTGGCCCAAGTTGGGTTCTGATGGGGCCTGGGTGCCTTGGCTGCGCAATTCAGGGGTTGAAGTTGCTGAGCTTGAAAGTGCAAATTGCGGCTTTGAGGTGAGCTGGAGTGATTACCTGCGCGAAAAATTTGCAGGCGCACCGTTGAAGTCGGTCGCCTTGAAATTTACCAGCCTGCAGGGCCAGGTAATTGAGCGACAGGGTGAAATGGTGATTGGTGAGCATGTTGTAGAAGGCAGCCTTGTTTACGCCTTCAGTCGGGAAATTCGCCAACGCTTGAATGCGCAGGGCGATGCAACTTTTGCGCTCGATTTATTGCCTGGGCGCAGCCTTGACCGTGTTCGAGCAGAATTGGCGGGGTGGGCACGCAGCAGTCAGTCCATGTCCAGCTATTTCAAAAATAAACTGGGTATTGCCGGTGTTAAGTTGGCTTTGCTGCATGAAGTACTTGGCAAAGACGAGTTCAAGAATTTGGAAAAACTGGTTTCAACCATCAAGGCACTGCCGATCACCGTTCACGCAGTGCGGCCAATTGATGAAGCCATTAGCACGGCAGGCGGTGTGCGCTTCGAAAGCATGAACAACAATTACATGCTGACCAACAAGCCCGGTACTTTTGTCGCAGGTGAAATGCTGGACTGGGAGGCACCCACAGGTGGTTATTTGCTCACCGCCTGTTTTGCAACAGGAATGGCTGCCGGGCAAGGCGTGTTGCGCTGGTTGAATGAATCAACTACGGATTGA
- a CDS encoding bestrophin family protein, producing the protein MIVRPRPRAYQLLFILRGSVVRHIAWKVVAIALLSCLVVWWSHGEPIEFLNAGLGTFSILGLALSVFLGFRNNACYDRWWEARKHWGDLIVHSRNLARELAALFPNVAQREVLVSLLIGFSHALAARLRDQDEAQAASKWLNESDKTSIQMSRNVPNGVLQLFDARLAGLYRQGLISDIVYQILSQKVSALAAVQGACERIKTTPTPFAYSLLLRRTAWLFCLLLPFSLAPSLNFLTPLIVATIAYTFFGLDYLGDELEEPFGLLDNDLPLNTLVRVIEVDLLESLNKKDLPPNLTPVNYLLQ; encoded by the coding sequence ATGATTGTTCGACCCCGCCCCCGTGCGTATCAACTTCTATTCATTCTTCGTGGCTCCGTGGTTCGTCACATTGCCTGGAAAGTGGTGGCCATTGCATTGTTGTCATGCCTTGTGGTGTGGTGGTCCCATGGAGAACCCATAGAGTTTTTGAACGCTGGCCTGGGTACCTTTTCCATTTTGGGTTTGGCTTTATCCGTGTTTTTAGGTTTCAGAAACAATGCCTGCTACGATCGTTGGTGGGAGGCACGCAAGCATTGGGGCGATTTGATCGTGCATTCCCGAAATTTGGCCCGGGAGCTTGCAGCACTGTTTCCAAATGTGGCCCAGCGCGAAGTTTTGGTCAGTTTGTTGATTGGATTTTCCCATGCTTTGGCCGCCCGTCTTCGTGATCAAGATGAAGCACAGGCGGCTTCGAAATGGCTGAATGAATCTGACAAAACGTCGATCCAGATGTCCCGCAATGTGCCCAATGGAGTTCTGCAGTTATTTGATGCACGCTTGGCGGGCTTGTACCGTCAAGGTTTGATTTCTGACATCGTGTATCAAATACTGAGCCAGAAGGTGAGTGCGCTGGCCGCTGTGCAGGGGGCGTGCGAACGCATAAAAACTACGCCAACACCCTTTGCATATTCCCTGTTGTTAAGGCGTACCGCATGGTTGTTCTGTTTGCTGCTTCCTTTTTCACTGGCACCCAGCCTAAATTTTTTGACCCCCTTGATTGTGGCCACCATTGCATACACCTTTTTTGGTCTTGATTACCTGGGCGATGAATTGGAGGAACCGTTTGGACTGCTCGACAACGACTTGCCTTTGAATACACTGGTTCGTGTCATTGAAGTGGACTTGCTAGAAAGCCTGAACAAAAAGGATTTGCCTCCCAATTTAACTCCGGTGAATTATCTGCTGCAGTAA
- a CDS encoding LysE family translocator translates to MQDLSSLYAFLVVGGLLSITPGPNMIYVISRSITQGRRAGLTSLGGVVVGYLFYMFGAAFGITAFFKTQPHAAQILSACGAVYMGWLGWNAIRPGGRSPLEIREQLPREHAGKLFAMGATTSLLNPKLALIFLTLLPQFIDETQGRVLEQSLFYGGLLIAMFAGVNAGMAIFSGSMANFLARKPAWLLAQRLLMGITLLALSAEMAIQAMG, encoded by the coding sequence GTGCAAGACCTGAGTTCTCTGTATGCCTTTCTGGTGGTTGGGGGGTTGTTGTCCATCACGCCCGGCCCCAACATGATCTATGTGATCTCGCGCTCTATTACGCAGGGGCGACGCGCCGGGCTGACATCGCTGGGCGGCGTTGTCGTTGGCTACCTTTTTTACATGTTTGGTGCTGCGTTTGGCATTACCGCCTTTTTTAAAACACAGCCCCATGCTGCACAAATTCTAAGTGCATGTGGCGCGGTATACATGGGCTGGCTGGGCTGGAATGCGATTCGCCCCGGGGGGCGCTCCCCGCTTGAAATTCGTGAACAGTTACCGCGCGAACATGCTGGTAAATTGTTTGCCATGGGGGCCACAACCAGCCTGCTTAACCCCAAACTGGCGTTGATTTTCCTTACTTTACTGCCTCAGTTCATCGACGAAACACAAGGCCGGGTATTAGAACAATCGCTGTTTTACGGCGGTTTGCTCATTGCAATGTTTGCAGGTGTGAATGCAGGTATGGCGATATTTTCCGGCAGTATGGCCAATTTCCTGGCCCGAAAACCCGCGTGGCTCTTGGCACAGCGCCTGCTGATGGGAATTACTTTGCTTGCATTGAGTGCCGAGATGGCAATACAAGCCATGGGTTGA
- a CDS encoding potassium transporter Kup, giving the protein MNKPESTDKTKAGLAALTLGAIGVVYGDIGTSPLYTVKEVFGENSGVPLNPENLTGAISVIFWALMLVVTLKYVILILKADNHGEGGGLALTALASEAVRKNPKLKTVLLLIGVFGATLFYGDSVITPAISVLGAMEGLTLVTPTLTPYIIPISVLILMGLFAVQRYGTSVVGRFFGPIIVLWFATLGAVGVVNIVSAPEILHALNPVHGIQFIFDRGWGLFAAFGAIVLALTGAEALYADMGHFGKKPIRLAWTFLVFPCLALNYLGQGALLIAQPDAIENPFYRSFPDAWVIPVLCLATMAAIIASQAVISGAYSMSKQAIQLGFLPRMKIQYTSAKESGQIYMPAVNWLLLAGVLLAVLMFKTSSNLAGAYGIAVTLTMLITTTLTYFVIRHSWGLPAWLSVGATIFFILIDILLVVSCAFKLFDGGWFPIVLGLALFVVMSTWWRGRKLLMKSIQKDGIDLSEFLPTLNVEQINRAYRTAVYPVADPDKVPMALLHNLKHNQVLHASNVMLTVVFESVPWVGNLNRVEVKSLSRGFWQVTVRYGFMNTPDIPKALELTDEVGLKISLFETTYFLSRETVVPTPGSGMAKWREQLFATMSRNAGGVVDFFKLPSNAVVELGTRVQI; this is encoded by the coding sequence CCTGGCTGCACTCACCTTGGGTGCGATTGGCGTGGTGTACGGCGACATCGGCACCAGCCCCCTCTACACAGTCAAAGAAGTATTTGGCGAAAACAGCGGGGTACCCCTGAATCCCGAGAACCTGACGGGTGCCATTTCCGTGATTTTCTGGGCATTGATGTTGGTGGTCACCTTGAAGTATGTGATCCTGATTTTGAAGGCCGACAACCATGGTGAAGGCGGCGGCCTGGCACTTACCGCTCTGGCGTCAGAGGCGGTGCGCAAAAACCCGAAACTGAAAACTGTGTTGCTGCTGATTGGTGTGTTCGGTGCCACCTTGTTTTATGGCGACAGCGTCATTACTCCTGCCATTTCTGTACTGGGCGCCATGGAAGGGCTGACGCTGGTTACACCCACCTTAACGCCCTACATCATTCCCATCAGTGTGTTGATCCTGATGGGCCTTTTCGCCGTACAGCGCTATGGAACTTCCGTGGTGGGGCGTTTCTTCGGCCCCATCATTGTGCTGTGGTTTGCTACTTTGGGTGCAGTGGGTGTGGTCAATATTGTCAGTGCGCCTGAAATTCTTCATGCCCTGAACCCTGTACACGGCATTCAATTCATTTTCGATAGGGGGTGGGGTTTGTTTGCAGCATTTGGCGCAATTGTGCTGGCTTTGACTGGTGCAGAGGCGCTGTATGCGGACATGGGGCATTTCGGAAAAAAGCCGATTCGCCTGGCCTGGACGTTTTTGGTGTTTCCTTGTTTGGCCTTGAATTATCTGGGGCAGGGCGCCTTGCTGATTGCCCAACCGGATGCGATTGAAAATCCGTTTTACCGTTCTTTTCCTGATGCCTGGGTAATCCCCGTACTGTGCCTGGCCACCATGGCCGCCATTATCGCATCCCAGGCGGTTATTTCCGGCGCGTACTCCATGAGCAAACAAGCCATTCAACTGGGCTTTTTGCCGCGTATGAAAATTCAATACACCTCGGCCAAGGAGTCGGGCCAAATTTATATGCCCGCTGTGAACTGGTTGTTGCTGGCAGGTGTGTTGTTGGCGGTGTTGATGTTTAAAACGTCGTCCAACCTGGCGGGTGCGTATGGTATTGCGGTCACCCTGACCATGTTGATTACTACCACGCTGACCTATTTTGTGATTCGCCACAGTTGGGGTTTGCCAGCCTGGTTGTCCGTGGGTGCAACCATTTTCTTCATTTTGATTGACATACTGCTGGTGGTCAGCTGTGCCTTCAAGTTGTTCGATGGTGGCTGGTTCCCGATTGTGTTGGGCCTGGCCTTGTTTGTGGTGATGTCGACCTGGTGGCGAGGCCGCAAATTGCTGATGAAAAGCATTCAGAAAGACGGCATTGATTTGAGCGAATTTTTGCCCACGCTGAATGTGGAACAGATTAACCGCGCTTACCGCACTGCGGTGTACCCGGTGGCTGACCCTGACAAAGTGCCCATGGCTTTGCTTCACAACTTGAAACACAACCAGGTGTTGCATGCATCGAATGTGATGCTGACTGTGGTTTTTGAAAGCGTGCCCTGGGTAGGGAATTTGAACCGGGTTGAAGTGAAATCGCTAAGCCGTGGCTTCTGGCAGGTGACCGTGCGCTATGGCTTCATGAATACGCCGGATATTCCCAAAGCACTGGAGTTGACGGATGAAGTGGGCCTGAAAATTTCGCTGTTTGAAACCACTTACTTTTTAAGTCGCGAGACGGTTGTACCCACACCCGGTTCCGGCATGGCCAAGTGGCGCGAGCAATTGTTTGCAACCATGAGCCGTAATGCGGGCGGCGTGGTTGACTTCTTCAAGTTGCCATCAAACGCGGTAGTAGAACTGGGGACGAGGGTTCAGATTTGA
- a CDS encoding alkaline phosphatase PhoX: MLLTAGSISAAQWLTACGGGSSGTSSSGVAPSGSGAPRTSPFASMGPLLPPDANGIQLPAGFTSRVVAVFNEPPLPSQPDFRWHSDPDGGAVFATEDGGWIYVSNSEARDATTAFGQIPAELSAIRRLASRDSLMALSPITNAISGLVNTLLPGGIPLLLPFAGGASALRFDQGGNLIDAYPVQRNTSTNCSGAATPWGTWINGEEILDGYMFECSPLRNGGEPIRLDRFGRKAHEQVAFDVERRAIYHTEDITGEDRFYRNIYTENEWPRNGRPDLTRGKLQVLSVPAGIDAARQGPTPIVWLDAIDDGRPQADVYLAESTIFAGNEGVWFVNGFVYFSTKVDSNVWAIDVARGTIESIYDPTDGPIGSPVDPAEPKMMGVDNLSMTLDGEMIVVEDGGDMRAMVLLPDRSTIPLLRLPGDAGGTEVTGPAFSPDGRRLYVSNQRALRNGETVSFGQGGVLYEITMPFSVRVNPPMARAMPSA, encoded by the coding sequence ATGCTGCTGACAGCAGGCAGTATTTCTGCTGCACAATGGCTAACAGCTTGCGGCGGCGGATCTTCAGGTACGAGCTCCTCAGGCGTAGCTCCGAGTGGATCGGGTGCCCCCCGAACCAGCCCGTTTGCATCCATGGGCCCCCTGCTGCCACCCGATGCCAACGGCATTCAATTACCCGCTGGTTTCACATCTCGGGTAGTTGCCGTTTTTAACGAGCCCCCTTTACCCTCCCAGCCCGATTTCCGTTGGCATTCAGACCCCGATGGTGGTGCCGTGTTTGCAACTGAAGATGGTGGCTGGATTTATGTATCAAATTCCGAAGCCCGAGACGCCACAACAGCATTTGGTCAAATACCTGCAGAGCTATCGGCAATTCGCCGACTGGCCAGCCGCGATTCGCTGATGGCACTCAGCCCGATCACCAACGCCATAAGCGGTTTGGTGAACACATTGCTGCCAGGCGGCATACCTTTGCTGCTGCCGTTTGCCGGGGGTGCCAGTGCACTGCGGTTTGATCAAGGTGGCAATTTGATTGATGCCTACCCTGTGCAACGAAACACCTCTACCAACTGTTCTGGCGCTGCCACCCCTTGGGGCACCTGGATAAATGGCGAGGAAATTCTCGACGGCTATATGTTTGAATGCAGCCCACTTCGAAACGGCGGTGAACCCATCCGCCTGGACAGATTCGGCCGCAAAGCGCATGAACAAGTGGCTTTTGATGTAGAGCGTCGTGCGATTTATCACACAGAAGACATCACCGGCGAAGATCGCTTTTACCGAAACATTTACACCGAGAACGAATGGCCCAGAAACGGTCGCCCCGATCTGACACGCGGCAAACTTCAAGTGTTGTCTGTGCCGGCGGGCATTGATGCTGCGCGTCAGGGACCAACACCAATTGTTTGGCTGGATGCGATTGACGACGGGCGACCACAGGCCGATGTTTACTTGGCGGAATCCACAATTTTTGCGGGCAATGAAGGTGTGTGGTTCGTCAACGGATTTGTATATTTTTCCACCAAAGTGGACAGCAATGTGTGGGCCATTGACGTGGCCAGGGGCACCATTGAAAGCATTTACGATCCCACAGACGGACCCATCGGCTCGCCCGTAGACCCGGCTGAACCCAAGATGATGGGCGTCGATAACCTCTCGATGACCCTCGACGGCGAAATGATTGTGGTGGAGGACGGGGGCGACATGCGTGCCATGGTGCTTCTGCCAGACCGCAGCACCATTCCACTGCTTCGCTTGCCAGGAGATGCAGGTGGAACCGAGGTCACAGGCCCCGCATTTTCACCCGACGGACGCAGGCTTTATGTGTCCAATCAGCGGGCACTTCGAAACGGTGAAACAGTGTCATTTGGCCAAGGTGGTGTGCTCTACGAGATCACCATGCCGTTTTCAGTGCGTGTTAACCCACCCATGGCGCGCGCCATGCCATCTGCATAA
- a CDS encoding NADPH:quinone oxidoreductase family protein, translating to MKALMCNSLGLPNTLVFQETADPQPGPGQVVVDMKAAGVNFPDALIIQGKYQFKPALPFAPGAELAGVVAALGEGVKNVKVGDRVIAMCTHGAFAEKVLVQAKQIIPMPPAIGFETAASFTLAYGTSYHALKGRAQLKEGETLLVLGAAGGVGLAAIQIAKALGAKVIAAASGAEKLAICKENGADDLINYSTEDLRERVKELTAGKGPNVIFDPVGGKFAEPAFRSIGWNGRYLVIGFADGEIPSIPLNLPLLKGASIVGVFWGEFVNRQLFDFIKDLGDMFALIEQGKLKPLVSKVYSLEQGAQALQDLLDRKVVGKVVITT from the coding sequence ATGAAAGCATTGATGTGCAACAGCTTGGGCCTACCCAACACCTTGGTGTTCCAGGAAACAGCCGACCCGCAGCCGGGGCCTGGCCAAGTGGTGGTGGACATGAAAGCCGCCGGTGTCAATTTTCCGGATGCGCTGATCATTCAGGGCAAGTACCAGTTCAAACCTGCGTTGCCGTTTGCGCCAGGCGCTGAATTGGCAGGTGTAGTGGCTGCGCTTGGTGAAGGCGTAAAGAATGTGAAAGTGGGTGATCGTGTGATTGCCATGTGCACCCATGGTGCCTTCGCCGAGAAGGTGCTGGTGCAGGCCAAGCAGATCATTCCCATGCCACCCGCAATCGGTTTCGAAACCGCTGCATCTTTCACTCTGGCCTACGGTACTTCCTACCATGCACTGAAGGGCCGCGCCCAATTGAAAGAGGGCGAAACCCTGTTGGTGTTGGGTGCTGCGGGTGGTGTAGGCCTGGCGGCGATTCAAATTGCCAAAGCCTTGGGTGCCAAAGTGATTGCGGCGGCATCCGGTGCTGAAAAACTGGCCATTTGCAAAGAAAATGGTGCCGATGACTTAATCAATTACAGCACTGAGGATTTGCGCGAACGTGTGAAAGAACTCACTGCCGGGAAAGGTCCAAATGTAATTTTTGATCCTGTGGGTGGCAAGTTTGCCGAGCCTGCATTTCGAAGCATTGGCTGGAATGGGCGTTACCTGGTGATCGGTTTTGCAGACGGTGAAATTCCAAGCATTCCACTGAATTTGCCCTTGCTGAAAGGGGCTTCAATTGTGGGTGTGTTTTGGGGCGAGTTTGTGAATCGACAATTGTTTGATTTCATTAAAGACCTTGGCGACATGTTTGCCCTGATAGAACAAGGCAAATTGAAACCGCTGGTGTCCAAAGTGTATTCACTTGAACAGGGCGCTCAGGCCCTGCAGGATTTACTTGATCGGAAAGTGGTGGGCAAGGTTGTAATCACGACTTGA
- a CDS encoding LysR substrate-binding domain-containing protein gives MKKLDLDALSMLVAVADSGSFAAGAALVHRSSSAVSMQIKGLEGLLGKALFLRDTRNLELTAEGHTLLGYARQMLALRDEAFAELTRPAVTGRVSIGVPDDYASSLLPPVLRKFSATYPRVEIQVVGRPSPHIAQMVKDNEVDLAVITRTKGCPGILLRMEPLVWAGSPSNKTIWKERPLPLAVFGEGSTARAHALKALQQAKIPYRMSYESPAVQGLVSMVDAGLAIAPLAQCGMPAHLVRLGALEGLPPLQPVEVVLSRSLKSKRPPCDYFAELLVQELSN, from the coding sequence ATGAAAAAACTGGATTTGGATGCATTGAGCATGCTGGTGGCGGTGGCGGATTCCGGCAGTTTTGCGGCGGGCGCAGCATTGGTGCACCGTTCGTCGTCGGCGGTCAGCATGCAAATCAAGGGGCTTGAAGGCCTGCTGGGCAAGGCCTTGTTTTTGCGCGACACGCGTAACCTGGAGTTGACCGCAGAGGGGCACACCTTGCTCGGCTATGCCCGACAAATGCTCGCTTTGCGGGATGAAGCCTTTGCAGAATTAACCCGGCCAGCTGTGACTGGGCGTGTCAGTATCGGTGTACCTGATGATTATGCGTCATCTCTGCTGCCGCCTGTGCTACGCAAGTTTTCTGCCACCTATCCCCGTGTGGAAATACAAGTGGTTGGGCGACCCAGTCCGCACATTGCACAAATGGTCAAAGACAATGAAGTGGATCTGGCTGTAATTACACGCACCAAGGGTTGCCCTGGTATTTTGTTGCGCATGGAGCCCCTGGTGTGGGCGGGTTCCCCAAGCAACAAAACCATTTGGAAAGAGCGCCCTTTGCCGCTTGCTGTGTTTGGTGAAGGCAGCACGGCGCGTGCCCATGCACTGAAGGCCTTGCAGCAGGCAAAAATTCCTTATCGCATGTCGTATGAAAGCCCAGCCGTGCAAGGCCTGGTCAGCATGGTCGATGCGGGCCTCGCGATTGCCCCACTGGCCCAATGCGGCATGCCTGCCCACTTGGTTCGATTGGGTGCACTCGAGGGTTTGCCACCTTTGCAGCCTGTGGAAGTGGTGCTGTCCAGAAGCCTGAAATCAAAACGCCCGCCTTGTGACTATTTTGCAGAATTGCTGGTTCAAGAGCTCAGCAACTGA
- a CDS encoding SDR family NAD(P)-dependent oxidoreductase: MNNFNGKTAVITGAASGIGFALAKHAAAQGMSLVLADIDEAALQAAAEQLSLPADRVLALRTDVRHAAEIKALADAAYGKFNQVHLLFNNAGVALARTTWEHTVADWEWILQVNLWSVVHGISEFLPRMQAQGGPAHIVNTASVAGLVSNPGMAAYNVSKHGVVTLSETLSLELQMTQSPIGVSLLCPAWVPTGIGNSERNRPGDVAQTKPIEGLTAQLNKRIGKAIASGQLTADDMAVETFNAIAEKRFYVIPHSYMFPVIETRMKEILNQQNPTLPK; the protein is encoded by the coding sequence ATGAACAACTTCAACGGCAAAACCGCCGTGATCACCGGGGCGGCCAGCGGTATTGGTTTTGCCTTGGCCAAACACGCCGCTGCACAAGGCATGAGCCTGGTGTTGGCCGATATTGATGAGGCAGCACTTCAAGCCGCAGCAGAACAACTGAGTCTTCCCGCTGATCGTGTACTGGCCTTGCGCACTGACGTGCGTCATGCAGCAGAAATCAAGGCATTGGCTGATGCGGCTTATGGCAAGTTCAATCAGGTTCATTTGTTGTTCAACAATGCAGGTGTTGCTTTGGCTCGCACCACGTGGGAACACACCGTGGCCGATTGGGAATGGATTCTGCAAGTGAATTTGTGGAGTGTTGTTCACGGTATTTCGGAGTTCCTGCCGCGTATGCAGGCTCAAGGTGGCCCGGCACACATTGTGAATACAGCATCGGTTGCAGGCCTTGTGTCCAACCCGGGCATGGCGGCCTACAATGTAAGCAAGCATGGCGTGGTCACATTGAGCGAAACCTTAAGTCTTGAGCTGCAAATGACCCAATCGCCCATCGGCGTTTCTTTGTTGTGCCCGGCTTGGGTGCCCACTGGTATTGGAAATTCTGAGCGCAACCGGCCCGGTGATGTGGCACAAACCAAGCCGATTGAAGGTTTGACAGCGCAGTTGAACAAACGAATTGGCAAGGCCATTGCCAGCGGGCAATTGACCGCCGATGACATGGCTGTAGAAACGTTCAATGCGATTGCTGAAAAGCGCTTCTATGTGATTCCGCACAGCTATATGTTCCCGGTGATTGAAACCCGGATGAAAGAAATTTTGAATCAGCAGAACCCAACGCTGCCCAAATAA
- a CDS encoding LON peptidase substrate-binding domain-containing protein: MSQAAMPLFPLTTVLFPQGVLNLQIFEVRYLDLMKKCLRDNTPFGVVSLLDGNEVRRPDEKIQLAKIGTLVNIEKHEFVTPTLIEISTVGSQRFKLLNATQEKNGLWMGEIQTLPADPVVEIPDYLQGSANALARLINSIDENEIAEEQLPFRKPYKLMDCGWVANRWCELLPLDKPTKLQLLALDNPLLRLELIDDTLAAQGLLKS; encoded by the coding sequence ATGTCACAAGCGGCCATGCCACTGTTTCCGCTCACCACGGTGTTGTTCCCACAAGGTGTTTTAAATCTTCAAATTTTCGAGGTTCGTTATCTCGACTTGATGAAAAAATGCCTGCGCGACAACACACCATTTGGTGTGGTCAGCCTGCTGGACGGCAATGAGGTGCGCCGCCCCGACGAGAAAATTCAACTGGCCAAGATTGGCACACTGGTCAACATTGAAAAACACGAGTTTGTGACTCCCACGCTGATAGAAATTTCAACAGTGGGCAGCCAGCGATTCAAGTTATTGAATGCCACGCAAGAGAAGAACGGTTTGTGGATGGGCGAAATTCAAACCTTGCCAGCCGACCCAGTGGTAGAAATTCCAGACTACCTCCAAGGCAGTGCAAATGCCCTGGCACGGCTGATCAACTCGATCGATGAAAATGAAATTGCTGAGGAACAGCTGCCATTTCGCAAACCGTACAAGCTGATGGATTGCGGCTGGGTGGCCAACCGCTGGTGCGAACTGTTGCCATTGGACAAACCCACCAAGCTGCAATTGCTGGCTTTGGACAACCCTCTGCTGCGGCTGGAGTTGATTGACGATACTTTGGCCGCCCAGGGTTTGCTCAAGTCGTGA